The proteins below are encoded in one region of Ephemeroptericola cinctiostellae:
- the rplV gene encoding 50S ribosomal protein L22 yields the protein METTAILRGVRLSAQKGRLVADLIRGKQVEAALNTLAFTQKKAAVIIKKVLESAIANAEHNDGADIDELRVTRIFIDKGTSLKRMSARAKGRGNSIEKQTCHISVTVGQ from the coding sequence ATGGAAACTACAGCTATTTTACGTGGTGTGCGCTTGTCGGCTCAAAAAGGCCGTTTGGTGGCCGATTTGATTCGCGGCAAACAAGTTGAAGCAGCGCTCAACACCTTGGCTTTCACGCAAAAGAAAGCGGCTGTGATCATCAAGAAGGTTTTGGAATCAGCAATTGCCAATGCCGAGCACAATGATGGTGCAGACATCGACGAATTGCGCGTTACGCGCATCTTCATCGATAAAGGTACATCTTTGAAACGTATGTCGGCACGCGCCAAAGGCCGTGGCAACAGCATCGAAAAACAAACCTGTCACATCAGTGTGACTGTCGGACAATAA
- the rplC gene encoding 50S ribosomal protein L3, whose translation MEFIMSHNGLGLLGRKVGMTRIFTEDGASIPVTVLDVSGNRVTQVKTPEVDGYAAVQVAYGARRASRVAKAQAGHLAKAGAEAGSFTKEFRLDADALAQLSAGSSVTVEIFQAGQKVDVSGVTIGKGYAGTIKRYNFASGRASHGNSRSHNVPGSIGMAQDPGRVFPGKRMTGHMGDVSCTVQNLEIARVDVERGLLLVKGAVPGAKNGNIMVRAAVKVKGAK comes from the coding sequence ATGGAGTTTATAATGAGTCACAATGGACTGGGTCTATTGGGGCGCAAGGTCGGCATGACCCGCATTTTTACTGAGGATGGTGCTTCTATCCCGGTAACTGTGTTGGATGTGTCTGGCAATCGCGTTACCCAAGTTAAGACGCCTGAAGTCGACGGCTATGCCGCCGTTCAGGTCGCCTACGGTGCTCGTCGTGCATCACGTGTTGCTAAAGCCCAAGCGGGTCATTTGGCAAAAGCAGGTGCAGAGGCGGGTTCCTTCACTAAAGAGTTTCGTTTGGATGCTGATGCGCTCGCGCAATTGTCAGCAGGTTCGAGCGTGACTGTTGAGATTTTCCAAGCCGGCCAAAAAGTTGACGTTTCTGGTGTCACAATTGGTAAAGGCTATGCAGGTACGATCAAGCGTTACAATTTCGCTTCTGGCCGCGCTTCGCATGGTAACTCTCGTTCGCACAATGTCCCCGGTTCGATCGGTATGGCGCAAGATCCAGGTCGCGTTTTCCCTGGTAAGCGCATGACGGGTCACATGGGTGATGTCAGCTGCACAGTACAAAATTTAGAAATCGCACGCGTCGACGTTGAGCGTGGTTTGTTGTTGGTTAAAGGCGCTGTTCCTGGTGCTAAAAACGGCAACATCATGGTTCGCGCTGCGGTTAAAGTTAAAGGAGCTAAGTAA
- the rpsC gene encoding 30S ribosomal protein S3, protein MGQKINPTGFRLQVTKDWDSRWYAKNSEFAATLNEDLKVREYLKKKLKNASVARVLIERPAKTARITIFSSRPGVVIGKKGEDIEVLRADLQKLMNVPVHVNIEEVRKPEIDAQLIGDGIAQQLEKRVMFRRAMRRAMQGATRMGAQGIKIMSSGRLNGIEIARSEWQREGRVPLHTLKANIDYATSTALTTYGIIGIKVWVYKGDTLDRRVLPGTGYEHDGKDDKKQPRREGRPSGDRKRRDGDAPGARRNTRKPSDAKPAGAGE, encoded by the coding sequence ATGGGACAAAAGATTAACCCTACTGGCTTTCGTTTGCAAGTCACCAAGGATTGGGATTCTCGTTGGTACGCTAAAAACAGCGAATTCGCAGCAACCCTCAATGAAGATTTGAAAGTACGCGAGTACCTCAAGAAAAAATTGAAAAATGCTTCGGTGGCGCGTGTTTTGATCGAACGCCCTGCGAAAACCGCACGCATCACCATTTTCAGCTCACGCCCTGGCGTGGTCATTGGCAAAAAAGGCGAGGACATCGAGGTGTTGCGCGCTGATTTGCAAAAGCTGATGAATGTGCCTGTGCATGTGAACATTGAAGAAGTGCGTAAGCCTGAAATCGATGCGCAATTGATCGGTGATGGCATTGCTCAGCAACTCGAAAAACGTGTCATGTTCCGCCGTGCGATGCGCCGTGCGATGCAAGGTGCAACCCGCATGGGCGCACAAGGCATCAAAATCATGAGCTCAGGTCGTTTGAATGGTATTGAAATCGCTCGTTCAGAGTGGCAGCGTGAAGGTCGTGTGCCTTTGCACACCCTCAAAGCGAACATCGATTACGCCACATCAACTGCTTTGACCACATACGGCATCATCGGTATCAAAGTTTGGGTCTACAAAGGCGATACGTTGGATCGTCGCGTTTTGCCAGGCACAGGCTATGAGCATGATGGTAAAGATGATAAAAAACAACCGCGTCGCGAAGGCCGCCCATCGGGTGATCGTAAGCGTCGTGATGGTGATGCACCCGGTGCGCGTCGTAATACACGCAAACCATCGGATGCTAAACCAGCTGGTGCAGGAGAATAA
- the rplW gene encoding 50S ribosomal protein L23 has translation MNQDRLMQVILAPIVSEKSTFIAEKNEHVAFRVVPTATKPEIKAAVELLFKVEVDAVRVLNRKGKTKRAGKRMGKRSNTRIAYVALKQGQEIHFDEEVK, from the coding sequence ATGAATCAAGACCGTTTAATGCAAGTTATCCTGGCGCCGATCGTTTCTGAAAAAAGCACTTTCATCGCTGAAAAAAATGAACACGTTGCATTTCGCGTTGTTCCTACAGCGACCAAGCCTGAAATCAAAGCGGCGGTTGAATTATTGTTTAAAGTGGAAGTTGATGCTGTTCGTGTGTTGAACCGTAAAGGTAAAACCAAACGTGCAGGCAAACGCATGGGCAAACGCTCAAATACGCGCATCGCTTACGTGGCCTTAAAACAAGGCCAAGAGATCCACTTTGACGAGGAGGTGAAATAA
- the rplB gene encoding 50S ribosomal protein L2, producing MALVKVKPTSPGRRGLVKVVNKELHKGAPHAPLLEAQKQNAGRNHRGVITTRHKGGGHKHHYRMIDFKRNDKDGIIAKVERLEYDPNRSANIALLLYKDGERRYIIAPRGVVAGQELVSGAEAPIKAGNTLPIRNIPVGSTIHCIEMKPGKGAQIARSAGTSVQLMAREGVYAQLRLRSGEVRRVHVDCRATIGEVGNEEHGLRQIGKAGATRWRGIRPTVRGVVMNPVDHPHGGGEGRTSAGMHPVSPWGQKTKGYRTRRNKRTTSMIVKRRFK from the coding sequence ATGGCACTCGTAAAAGTCAAGCCAACCTCGCCTGGCCGTCGTGGCCTCGTGAAAGTGGTCAACAAAGAGTTGCATAAGGGCGCGCCCCATGCACCTTTGTTGGAAGCTCAAAAGCAAAATGCAGGTCGTAATCACCGTGGTGTGATCACAACCCGTCATAAAGGTGGCGGTCACAAGCACCACTACCGTATGATCGACTTCAAGCGCAATGACAAAGACGGCATCATCGCTAAAGTTGAGCGTTTGGAATATGATCCTAACCGTTCTGCAAACATCGCTTTATTGTTGTACAAAGATGGCGAACGTCGTTACATCATCGCCCCGCGTGGTGTTGTGGCTGGTCAAGAGCTCGTGAGTGGTGCGGAAGCCCCAATCAAAGCGGGTAACACTTTACCAATCCGCAATATTCCTGTGGGCAGTACGATTCACTGCATCGAAATGAAACCAGGCAAAGGCGCGCAAATTGCACGCTCAGCAGGTACTTCAGTTCAATTGATGGCTCGTGAAGGCGTTTATGCTCAGCTCCGTTTGCGTTCAGGTGAGGTTCGTCGTGTACACGTTGACTGCCGTGCAACCATTGGTGAAGTGGGTAATGAAGAACACGGTCTGCGTCAAATCGGTAAGGCCGGTGCGACACGCTGGCGCGGTATTCGTCCAACGGTTCGTGGTGTGGTCATGAATCCGGTCGATCACCCGCACGGTGGTGGTGAAGGTCGTACGTCAGCTGGTATGCATCCTGTGTCACCATGGGGTCAAAAAACCAAAGGCTACCGTACGCGTCGCAATAAGCGCACGACCAGCATGATCGTTAAACGTCGCTTTAAATAA
- the rpsS gene encoding 30S ribosomal protein S19 — MARSVKKGPFCDAHLLKKVEVAVANRDKKPIKTWSRRSTVLPDFIGLTIAVHNGRQHVPVYISENMVGHKLGEFALTRTFKGHAADKKAKK; from the coding sequence ATGGCTCGTTCAGTCAAAAAAGGTCCATTTTGTGACGCTCACTTATTGAAAAAAGTGGAAGTAGCGGTCGCAAATCGTGACAAAAAACCAATTAAAACGTGGTCTCGTCGCTCAACGGTTTTGCCTGATTTCATTGGCTTAACCATTGCAGTGCACAACGGCCGTCAGCACGTGCCTGTCTATATTTCTGAAAATATGGTCGGTCATAAACTCGGCGAGTTTGCCCTAACCCGTACCTTTAAAGGTCACGCGGCGGACAAAAAAGCGAAGAAATAA
- the rpsJ gene encoding 30S ribosomal protein S10: protein MASTKIRIRLKAFDYRLIDQSAAEIVETAKRTGAIVKGPVPLPTRIQRFDVLRSPHVNKTSRDQFEIRTHQRLMDIVDPTDKTVDALMKLDLPAGVDVEIKV from the coding sequence ATGGCAAGCACTAAAATTCGTATTCGTTTAAAGGCGTTTGATTATCGTTTGATCGATCAGTCTGCAGCTGAAATCGTTGAAACTGCAAAGCGCACGGGCGCGATTGTTAAGGGTCCAGTACCTTTGCCAACACGCATTCAGCGCTTTGACGTATTGCGCTCACCACACGTGAACAAAACTTCACGTGACCAGTTTGAGATTCGTACGCATCAACGTTTGATGGACATCGTTGATCCTACGGACAAAACGGTTGACGCTTTGATGAAACTCGATTTGCCAGCTGGCGTAGATGTTGAAATTAAAGTGTAA
- the rplD gene encoding 50S ribosomal protein L4 — translation MDIQLFNAQGQAGSVAASDAVFGREYNEALIHQIVVAYQANARSGNRQQKDRQTVKHSTKKPWAQKGTGRARSGMTSSPIWRGGGRAFPNSPDENFTQKVNRKMHRAAMCSILSQLAREGRLVVVEDFAVEAPKTKLVADKLKALGTDSAMIITADYSENLFLAARNLVNVYVCEPKHADPLSLLFYGKVLVTKAAVAQIEEILS, via the coding sequence ATGGATATCCAGCTCTTTAATGCACAGGGTCAAGCAGGTTCAGTTGCTGCTTCCGATGCGGTGTTTGGTCGTGAGTACAACGAAGCTTTGATTCATCAAATCGTTGTTGCATATCAAGCCAATGCCCGTTCAGGCAACCGCCAACAAAAAGATCGTCAAACTGTTAAGCACAGTACCAAAAAGCCTTGGGCTCAAAAAGGTACCGGTCGTGCACGTTCAGGTATGACATCTTCGCCAATCTGGCGTGGGGGTGGACGCGCGTTCCCGAATTCTCCTGATGAGAATTTCACACAAAAAGTTAACCGTAAAATGCATCGCGCAGCGATGTGCAGCATTTTGTCGCAATTGGCCCGTGAAGGCCGTTTGGTTGTGGTTGAAGACTTCGCAGTTGAAGCACCTAAAACCAAGCTGGTTGCTGACAAATTGAAAGCATTGGGCACAGATTCAGCCATGATCATCACTGCCGATTACTCTGAGAACTTGTTCTTGGCGGCGCGCAACTTGGTCAATGTTTATGTTTGCGAGCCTAAACATGCAGATCCATTGTCGTTGTTGTTCTACGGTAAAGTATTGGTGACCAAAGCAGCGGTAGCGCAAATCGAGGAGATCTTGTCATGA